A stretch of DNA from Candidatus Gastranaerophilales bacterium:
AAAAATCAAATTACTCTTTATCTTCCGTATTTTGCATGATTAGATTCGAAAATATTACGCCCCATACACAATGCCATGTGTTTATAAGAGCAAATACCCTCATCTCTTTTCATTAACCCGAGACTCGCAAGCTTATTTAAAACAAGCTCGTTCAATTCTTCGGGTGCAATGTACAGCGCGCAGGAAGAATTACAAGATTTATCAGATGAATTAAACGGACATAGTGTTTGCATAATATATCAATCCTTTCGGTTAAAATTAACAAAAACGAGGGAAATCCCCTCGTAGATAGTGAGATGGTAAATTACATAAAATCCAGCAAAGATAAGGACATTATTTGAGAACCAACGGATAAAGAAGCCTGAAGTGAAGTTTGCTGCTTTGTAATATCCGATATAAGCTGAATCATATCAACATCCTGCAAATTTGATTGAATTGTACTATAGTTGATTTTATTATTTTCATGAAGTTCATTGGTCATAGTAAGTCTTGTTTGAACGCCGCCAAGCTCGGTTCTGACAGCTAAAACCGTACTTAAAGCACTATCCAGTCCGTCAATTTGAGATCTTATAACGTCAAAATCAGCAGGCGAAGCATCTAACGCCGTAGTTAATTGATTAAGGGTATTCATCAAGCCTTCTCCTGTATAAACAAGTGGAGGACCGGGGTTCTGTAATTCCGAATAGCCAAAAATCCTATCCCCTGCCTCATTCACGGAAACAAAAACATTATCTGATATTTCATATTCTCTTTTGTAATTACCCGTTTGAGAAGTACCGTTATAAATAATTTCTCCGTCATCATTTATTTCATAAGCAGGGGTGCCTATTTTATTCCCGGAAAAAATATATTGGTCCTGATAGTTTGTATTAGCAAGAGCAACAACCTGTTCTTTAATTTGTTTTACTTCATCGTTAATTGACTTTAGCTGATCTTCACTGTTTGTGCCGTTAGCAGCATTAAGAGTTAAAGTTTTGAGCCTTTGTAATAACTCTGAAACCTGACTTAATGAACCTTCGGCAACTTCCACTTCTCCGTTTAAATAAGTAATGTTATTTCCGTAAATATCAATTTTATTTAGGGCGCCGTTTGCATTCAGGATACTGGCTATAGCGCTTGGCGCATCAGAAGGAACATTAACCTTTTTTTGTGATGCCATCTGGGTTTGCATATTTAATAAAGAAGATTGATTATATTGTATTGAACTCAAAGTACTTTGGTTCATCATATTATTTGTTACTCTCATATCACTTCTCCTTTATCTTCCCAAATTAACCATAGTCTGCATGATTTCACTTGCTACATTAAATATTCTTGCAGATGCTTCATATGCACGTTGAAATCTTATTAAATCAACCAATTCTTCATCAACGTTTACACCTATAGTTGATTCGCGTTGCGTGTAAGCTTCTGATTGTACAATAGTCTGGACTTCCAGATTATCTGCTACAGAACCGACCTTGCTGCCCAAATTACTGGTCATAAAAGCAATATAACCTTCTGTAGTAAGATTATCCAAACCCGGTATATTTTTGTTTCTCAAAGAAGCAAAAGCTTTGGCGCTCTCATTATTACCTATTTCATCCGGTTCAAGAATATCCCAGGTAACATCGTCGACTGCTTCAACGTAGGCTGTTGAAACTTGTTTTGGGTCATCTTTAATAGCAGAATTTATTTTTATATCAGAAGCGCTAAATGTACCTGATGTATTCACAAAAATAGGTTCGGTTGCTGCTTTCAGGGTAGAGGGACTGGTAGAAGTATCAATCCAGGCGCTTGTCATAGGCGGCGGACCTGCTTCTGTCTTAAGTTGGATATCATTTATTTCCTGAGCAAAAGCGGCGGCAAATTTATCCAGCATATCCAAAGAACTTTGAATAGACAATTCGCTTGTGGAATTCCCGCCCATAACCAATACCGCAGCCAGCGAACCTGAAGAAGCTTGTTTTAAAATATCGTCCGTCAAAATTTTTGAGCCATCCGGACTTTCCACACTGACTATAGCGGGATTGTCTTGTGTACCCTGAGCGATTTTAAGTACGCCTGTGAGTTCTCCGCTTTTTACAAGGGTGACATTTCCGACCGATACGGATATACCGCTGTTTGATGTTTCAGAAACAGTAATAGGCAGATATTCGGATAACTGGTCTAATAATTTATCACGCTGGTCAAGCAAGCCGTTAGGCGAACCCGAAGCATTGGTAGTCTGATAAATAATATTCTTATTAAGGTCAGCCAGCTGTTTCAAAAGATCATTTACTTCATCAGTGTAAGCTTTTGCTTTTGAAGTTGTTAAACTTGAAGGTTCGCCTATTTCCCCTACCAGCTCTTTTCTTGTCTGTTTAAGCTGGTTTGATACACTGTTAAAAGTCGTCGCAACGCTTGTAGCCTTTTGTATAAAATCCGTTTTTGTAGTCAGATTATTTGGATATAAGCTCAAATTTTGCGTAGCGGAATAAAAATCCTGCAAAACCTTATTAAGCCCGGTATCGTTAAGTTCATTTGCCATATTCTCGATGATGGAACCGGTCTGGTACATTTCGGAATAATAGTTAAGTTTGGAAGTTTCAGTCCTATAATAAGTGTCTAAAAAGCTGTCGCGATTTCTTGAAATGTTCTGGATATAAGCTCCCATGCCCTGATTTGCTCTTTGTTGAAGGCTTGAGGCAGCATAATTACTGGTCATAGAAGCAAGGTTAACCCTCTGTTTGCTATAACCTTGAGTATTCATATTGCTTATATTATTACTGACTACATTTAATGCTGACTGATTGAGTACCAGCGAATTTTGTGCCAAGTATAATCCGTAAACCATCTAATTCTCCCCTGTGTTTGTCTTTAAGCCTCTTCAACTATTGAGCTTTTTATATCATTATTTTGTATTTTCTCCCCTTTTTGCCCGTAAACTTTTGACTGCAAATCTCCGTTGCTTAACGCCATTGCTATCGCTAAAATGCTTCCGTCTATTATTTTTAGCGAATGGTCAATTAATGAATTTATAATCTTATTATTTAGTTCGATTTTTTGTGTAATATTTCGTATTACATTTCTTTTTTCCTTAATTTTAGTTGCTTCGGATTTATCTTCTATTAAACTAATTATTTGGCTTAAATAAAGATTTTCATTCCCGAATTTTTTATTTACCAATTTTCTTGTTACAGAAATTTCTTTCAGTTTTTTGTGGTATTCAACAATTTTAGCGTCAAATTGCGCAAGTTCGGTAACTTTGGATTTCATTATAGCTTCTTTTTTTGCTTCCAAAATTTCATCAAACTCTTTACAAATTTGAATTTCGTTATCTATTATTTGATTTAATTCAATAACTTTTTTCATAACCACCTAAGCCGTATAATCCACAAGTACACTCTGTCCGAACATAAATCCGTATTTAATATCTTCATCACTCAAATTTTCATTAACTTTTGCGCCTGAAGTTTTAATATCTTCTATAGTTTTTGTATCAAGTTCCGATAAACGCTGTTCTGTTTTAATATCGGAAAGAAGGCTTCTTTCCTGATTGATATTTTCAATTTCCGTATTTTCCACAAAAGGTTTTTTAGCCGCATTAAATGCATTTTGCGCCCTTAACCACTGAATTGAACTTATTGAAGCTGATCCTATTTGCTCTACCATCTCTACCCCTGTTGTCCTGTGTTTTTCAACCGATTATAAACCGCATTTGCCATCCCGAAAGAAGCCGTCGGATTTTTTACGATTTCTTTCCCTATCTCCTGAAAAAACATACTCTTGTACATTTTCTCACCGTTACTGCGTCCTAAAAAACCTCCTTTTCCCATTTCAGAATCATTCATTTGCTCAAGCAGTCTTGTTACAAAAATCGCCTCAAAGCCTTTAGCCGCTTCCCAAAGTTTATCATCAGAGGATTGTTCTTTGCAATTCAAACGTCTTAATTCATTCAAATTGTTTTGAACATTTGAATCCTGAATATTAGTGTTTTGAATCGGATTAATCATTTTCTCCTCACTAGATTATTTCTATAGTAGCCTGCAGCGAGCCTGCTGCTTTTAGCGCCTGCAAGATTGAAATTAAATCTATCGGAGTAACCCCGATAGCGTTTAAAGCTCTCACCAGCTCATTTAAATTAGAGTTTGACGGCAATTCTATAATTTTGCCGGACTCTTTTGTAACTTCGATTTCACTTGTACCTACTACGGTGGTTTGCGCACCCTGAGGGGCAAACGGCAGAGGCTGTGAAATTTGATAGTCTGTTCTGATATTTACGGTTAAATTGCCATGAGCAATAGCAGCAGGCAGCAGTTTGACCTCGTTGCCAATAACTACCGTACCTGTTCTTTCATTTACAATAATTTTTGCAGGGTTATCATTCATTGTTACAACAAGATTCTCAATCATAGACAAAAACCCTACCCTGTTATTTTGAAAATTAACGGGAACTTCGATTTGTACAGTATTACCGTCAAGCGCTCTTGCGTTAGCTACATTGGAGTTAATAGCCTGAGTTACCCGTGTAACCATAGTATAATCAGGTTTATTTAAAACAAGTTTAATCCCGGTTTCATCCCCGATTATAGTATGAATATCTCTCTCAATAATAGCTCCGCCCGGTATTCTGCCTGATGTGGTAATAGAAGTTCTTACCCTGGAGCCGCCTGCTGATTGGTCGGTACCTCCAACACTGATAGGTCCTTGCGCTACCGCCACAATTTCACCGTTAGGCGCTAAAAGCTGGGTTTGAATAAGAACGCCGCCTTCAAGGCTTTTCGCATCAGCCATGGAAGAAACTATTACATCAATCCTGTCCCCGTTTTTTGCAAACGGAGGAATAGTTGCCGTAACTATAACAGCAGCGGAATTACCTTTTTTAATATCGTTAAAGTTGGAAATCGTAGTTCCTAAGTTATTTAAAAGGTTTTGGTTTGTAATTTGTGTCGAACGGCTGTTATCTCCCGTGCTTGCCAATCCGGTAACAAGCCCGTATCCGACTACCTGATTATCTCTTATACCGCTTACATGGGCTATGTCTTTAACCCTGACGGTACTGGCATCAGCCGTCAATAAAAGACCCGGCGATAAGAGCATTAATATTAAAATCGATGTAATTAACTTCTTTAACATATACCCCCCGTTAAAATAAAAACCTTACAAACTTGTTAATCAATCCCTCGTTGCTTGAACGTGAAACAGTTCCCTGTCCCTGGAATGCCAGCTGCAAATTAGCAACCTGAGCTGAATCAATAGTGCCGTCCCTTGTTATAAAACGAGGGTCAACCACACCGCTTAAAACAAGGTCAACTTTCTCACCGTTATTAACAGTAGCTTTTTTACCCTGAACAAGAAGATTTCCGTTAGGAAGAATCTGCGTAACCTGCGCTGTGATTTTGTCTTTATAAGTTACTGTTCTGTCATTTGAAATTGTATTTTGAATATCCTGACCGCCGCCGAAACCGTTAATATCACTGGTGGGTAATCTCCATTTTTCAGGTAATGCCCTGTTAATCAGCGGAGTAAAATTATCATCTATATTTGAACTTCTTGTGATTTTAAATTTTAAAGAATCGTTAGCCACAATAGTTTCTTCAAGGAGAACCGTAACAATATCACCGATAGTTCTGGCTCTTCCGCTATTATACAAAGAGCGGGGCTGAACAGGATAGTGATTTTGCGAAACTCCCGTTGAGAACAAAGACTCGGCGACAGCCGGCATACTCATTACCGT
This window harbors:
- the flgL gene encoding flagellar hook-associated protein FlgL — protein: MRVTNNMMNQSTLSSIQYNQSSLLNMQTQMASQKKVNVPSDAPSAIASILNANGALNKIDIYGNNITYLNGEVEVAEGSLSQVSELLQRLKTLTLNAANGTNSEDQLKSINDEVKQIKEQVVALANTNYQDQYIFSGNKIGTPAYEINDDGEIIYNGTSQTGNYKREYEISDNVFVSVNEAGDRIFGYSELQNPGPPLVYTGEGLMNTLNQLTTALDASPADFDVIRSQIDGLDSALSTVLAVRTELGGVQTRLTMTNELHENNKINYSTIQSNLQDVDMIQLISDITKQQTSLQASLSVGSQIMSLSLLDFM
- the flgK gene encoding flagellar hook-associated protein FlgK, whose amino-acid sequence is MVYGLYLAQNSLVLNQSALNVVSNNISNMNTQGYSKQRVNLASMTSNYAASSLQQRANQGMGAYIQNISRNRDSFLDTYYRTETSKLNYYSEMYQTGSIIENMANELNDTGLNKVLQDFYSATQNLSLYPNNLTTKTDFIQKATSVATTFNSVSNQLKQTRKELVGEIGEPSSLTTSKAKAYTDEVNDLLKQLADLNKNIIYQTTNASGSPNGLLDQRDKLLDQLSEYLPITVSETSNSGISVSVGNVTLVKSGELTGVLKIAQGTQDNPAIVSVESPDGSKILTDDILKQASSGSLAAVLVMGGNSTSELSIQSSLDMLDKFAAAFAQEINDIQLKTEAGPPPMTSAWIDTSTSPSTLKAATEPIFVNTSGTFSASDIKINSAIKDDPKQVSTAYVEAVDDVTWDILEPDEIGNNESAKAFASLRNKNIPGLDNLTTEGYIAFMTSNLGSKVGSVADNLEVQTIVQSEAYTQRESTIGVNVDEELVDLIRFQRAYEASARIFNVASEIMQTMVNLGR
- the flgN gene encoding flagellar export chaperone FlgN, which gives rise to MKKVIELNQIIDNEIQICKEFDEILEAKKEAIMKSKVTELAQFDAKIVEYHKKLKEISVTRKLVNKKFGNENLYLSQIISLIEDKSEATKIKEKRNVIRNITQKIELNNKIINSLIDHSLKIIDGSILAIAMALSNGDLQSKVYGQKGEKIQNNDIKSSIVEEA
- a CDS encoding rod-binding protein, whose amino-acid sequence is MINPIQNTNIQDSNVQNNLNELRRLNCKEQSSDDKLWEAAKGFEAIFVTRLLEQMNDSEMGKGGFLGRSNGEKMYKSMFFQEIGKEIVKNPTASFGMANAVYNRLKNTGQQG
- a CDS encoding flagellar basal body P-ring protein FlgI, whose amino-acid sequence is MLKKLITSILILMLLSPGLLLTADASTVRVKDIAHVSGIRDNQVVGYGLVTGLASTGDNSRSTQITNQNLLNNLGTTISNFNDIKKGNSAAVIVTATIPPFAKNGDRIDVIVSSMADAKSLEGGVLIQTQLLAPNGEIVAVAQGPISVGGTDQSAGGSRVRTSITTSGRIPGGAIIERDIHTIIGDETGIKLVLNKPDYTMVTRVTQAINSNVANARALDGNTVQIEVPVNFQNNRVGFLSMIENLVVTMNDNPAKIIVNERTGTVVIGNEVKLLPAAIAHGNLTVNIRTDYQISQPLPFAPQGAQTTVVGTSEIEVTKESGKIIELPSNSNLNELVRALNAIGVTPIDLISILQALKAAGSLQATIEII
- a CDS encoding flagellar basal body L-ring protein FlgH, coding for MNAWGKKIIIIAMLTVMSMPAVAESLFSTGVSQNHYPVQPRSLYNSGRARTIGDIVTVLLEETIVANDSLKFKITRSSNIDDNFTPLINRALPEKWRLPTSDINGFGGGQDIQNTISNDRTVTYKDKITAQVTQILPNGNLLVQGKKATVNNGEKVDLVLSGVVDPRFITRDGTIDSAQVANLQLAFQGQGTVSRSSNEGLINKFVRFLF